From a single Rhodococcus qingshengii JCM 15477 genomic region:
- a CDS encoding glutamate synthase-related protein gives MSTSIVGLYDPADDKSSCGVGFITRKDGVQTHDVLIKGREALCSVPHRGGMSSEGVGDGGGVSVDLSLRFFRKVTGRSDLRAGHFCVGNFFLPDNDAQHARAAALVERELLDRGFTTLAVRNVPVDDSAIRPAAIAHQLPIRQWIFEVPTPRPEPAVVDRLVHEALLAIEAIAYNTPALRGLYPLSLSARTQVLKGRLNSDEVIPYFRDLVDPDHAVHTMYFHTRFSTNTDPHPTMAQPFRFMAHNGELNTDKKNRLSEAAVASAKRRAIVRPPGQSDSCRLDQTLEARVIEDSVDLVTAVVSMTPPAWENDTTLSPAVRAMFEYFSLYEEKNDGPAALVFGDGTIIGARLDRLGLRPLRTIETHDYVCAFSEAGQIAFAPETVIHRGRVEAGGMLYFDHRDRHTYTAREALEKIAAQRDYRSLLEQSRILIEDIPAVPAEKVSSPTRYNGTFEVHQRYMAYSLDQESFKFLMDPMLTHGAEKVSAMGYGNAINAFSDREGGVARYFSQRFAQVTNPPLDSIREADGMTLRVALGAKMSPGQGKQIVIASPILGHLDMLKIREQNHTPHRRFEMLYPAEGDAQAMVDAMTALGDAVVAFAAEQGGIAVLTDRHVSHERATLPAIMVVGALNQRLIDAGLRLRVSLIVESGQIESSHHVAAALGFGASAVYPLSVQLRAEEKFAADPDAAFRRFAKAAEKSLMKTMGRVGLCTVESYIGGEFFEPNFLDTSDPVLRQWFPNMKSPVGGVGFDTVAVTSKQWHERASAVGGEKDLPLLGLFKERADGAGHSFGTTAVRKYVELTEEKIAFDSPSGTEQFEALRLLPLGRLDDAFRLDAGAYRATSFDRLTTEQIDDFDITAGYRDFSTVMAAERSRRPAALRDVISVPGDVTFAVTTAEFTDQISRFSVRGNKTIVMRGIRCESAADGRYTLSLDGPLADDTARVVALGDALSVAFADDVTIEATDPDLVLNATGIAAEFLSKLRVAPAGVPLSEVQSASDITPKLASGAMSHGALNAPAHEAVAHGTNMVGAMSNSGEGGEHLSRYDTIRASRIKQFASGRFGIWAGYLADPMLEEIEIKLGQGAKPGEGGQLPAAKVTVDIAAARGGTPGVELVSPPPHHDTYSIEDLAQLIHDCKAARIRVIVKLVSSEGIGTIAVGVAKAGADVINVAGNTGGTGAASVTSLKYAGRAAEVGIAEVHQALCANGLRQKVVLRCSGAHQTGSDIITSALLGADSFEFGTSALMMMGCVMAKNCNIKCPAGLTTNPELFDGDPRAMAQYLLNIAHETRELLANLGMRSLQEARGRTDLLHLLDHPSIVGNLKLDAMFESAPDITIDNPVYLEREYALDEKIMDEVRTVFFNRGEASVAVSGPEFAEGALHLGNRNKSVGGQLAIDLERELNYGAPGLLAPGVLTDERGRRYLAPGSVRVLTTGSAGLSFGAFCNDGMHLEHTGTCNDGVGKSMSGGVIAVRSPGGGSSDAGGNVLIGNFALFGATGGRVFVEGEAGDRFAVRNSGASAVVEGVGDFAGEYMTNGAVVNLGEFGKGVGNGMSGGFFYQYDPRGELALRASTDSVLLGSITAATDPLAAVHNHAVQLLLELHVEATGSALGTRLLENWEVEQHSFVYAMPKALMLYQDSDAILAAKSHKELLEELASAIAARQVRTFKLAVRDGRPALNGAVPAYGETDTATMYALLSAYTVLHFAQQLAAARTPGASGPDDPAVQKAARNLVLTEDFALVQHLVKYSKEILADYDDEQLAALIAAKRVDDYKQALSLRNVLAMDSPATYGWILFQDNKNRDKLGSLPNFDELFASRTIPDLVS, from the coding sequence GTGAGCACGTCCATCGTCGGTTTGTACGACCCCGCAGATGACAAGAGCAGTTGCGGGGTCGGGTTCATCACGCGCAAGGACGGCGTGCAGACCCACGATGTCCTGATCAAGGGCCGCGAAGCGCTCTGCTCGGTTCCGCACCGCGGCGGTATGTCCTCCGAGGGCGTCGGCGACGGCGGCGGTGTCTCGGTTGACCTCTCCCTCCGGTTCTTCCGCAAGGTCACCGGGCGCTCAGATCTCCGCGCCGGCCACTTCTGCGTCGGCAACTTCTTCCTTCCGGACAACGATGCTCAGCATGCTCGTGCAGCCGCTCTGGTGGAACGCGAACTTCTGGACCGAGGCTTCACCACCCTCGCTGTGCGCAACGTGCCGGTCGACGACTCGGCGATTCGGCCGGCAGCCATCGCGCATCAGCTTCCGATCAGGCAGTGGATTTTCGAGGTCCCCACTCCGCGTCCCGAGCCTGCGGTTGTCGATCGCCTCGTGCACGAAGCTCTGCTCGCCATCGAAGCCATCGCGTACAACACCCCTGCACTACGCGGGTTGTACCCACTCTCGCTCAGCGCGCGAACTCAGGTTCTCAAGGGTCGCTTGAACTCCGACGAAGTGATCCCGTACTTCCGCGACCTGGTCGACCCCGATCACGCCGTGCACACGATGTACTTCCATACGCGGTTCTCGACCAACACGGACCCGCATCCCACGATGGCGCAGCCGTTCCGGTTCATGGCTCACAACGGAGAACTGAACACGGACAAGAAGAATCGGCTCTCCGAAGCTGCTGTCGCCAGTGCAAAACGACGTGCGATCGTCCGTCCGCCCGGCCAGTCCGACAGTTGCCGACTCGATCAGACCCTGGAAGCACGCGTCATCGAGGACAGTGTCGACCTGGTGACGGCTGTGGTCTCGATGACGCCGCCTGCCTGGGAAAACGACACCACCCTCTCCCCCGCAGTGCGTGCGATGTTCGAGTACTTCTCGCTGTACGAGGAGAAGAACGACGGACCGGCAGCGCTGGTGTTCGGCGACGGCACCATCATCGGTGCGCGCCTGGATCGCCTCGGTCTGCGTCCACTACGCACGATCGAGACACACGACTACGTGTGCGCATTCTCCGAAGCCGGACAGATCGCGTTCGCACCCGAGACGGTGATTCACCGTGGCCGCGTCGAGGCCGGCGGAATGTTGTACTTCGATCATCGCGATCGCCATACCTACACTGCCCGCGAAGCTCTGGAAAAGATTGCCGCTCAGCGCGACTACCGGTCGTTGCTGGAGCAATCGCGAATCCTGATCGAAGACATTCCCGCCGTGCCAGCGGAGAAGGTCAGCTCCCCGACCCGCTACAACGGCACCTTCGAGGTTCATCAGCGCTACATGGCGTACTCCCTGGATCAGGAAAGTTTCAAATTCCTGATGGATCCGATGCTCACGCACGGAGCCGAAAAGGTCTCCGCCATGGGTTACGGCAACGCCATCAACGCATTCAGCGACCGCGAAGGCGGCGTGGCTCGTTACTTTTCGCAGCGATTCGCCCAGGTAACCAACCCTCCCCTCGACAGCATCCGTGAAGCGGACGGTATGACTCTCAGGGTCGCATTGGGTGCGAAGATGTCTCCCGGACAGGGCAAGCAGATCGTCATCGCCTCGCCGATCCTCGGGCACCTGGACATGCTCAAGATCCGCGAACAGAACCACACTCCGCACCGCCGCTTCGAAATGCTCTACCCCGCCGAGGGTGACGCGCAGGCAATGGTCGACGCGATGACCGCGCTCGGCGACGCTGTTGTAGCCTTCGCGGCCGAACAGGGCGGAATCGCAGTCCTGACCGACCGCCACGTATCTCACGAGCGCGCAACACTTCCCGCGATCATGGTCGTCGGAGCATTGAACCAACGCCTCATCGACGCGGGCCTGCGATTGCGCGTCTCTCTCATCGTGGAGAGCGGCCAGATCGAGTCCTCCCACCACGTTGCGGCCGCACTCGGTTTCGGCGCTTCCGCCGTCTACCCGCTGTCCGTTCAGTTGCGAGCCGAGGAGAAGTTCGCCGCTGACCCGGATGCCGCGTTCCGACGCTTCGCGAAGGCCGCCGAGAAGTCCCTGATGAAGACGATGGGACGCGTCGGTCTGTGCACCGTCGAAAGCTACATCGGCGGAGAATTTTTCGAACCCAACTTCCTCGATACGTCCGACCCTGTTCTGCGCCAGTGGTTCCCCAACATGAAGTCACCGGTGGGTGGCGTCGGTTTCGACACCGTCGCGGTGACCTCGAAGCAGTGGCACGAGCGTGCGAGCGCAGTCGGGGGCGAGAAGGATCTGCCACTGCTCGGCCTGTTCAAGGAGCGTGCAGACGGCGCAGGGCATTCGTTCGGTACCACCGCGGTCCGTAAGTACGTCGAACTCACCGAAGAGAAGATCGCGTTCGACAGTCCCTCCGGAACAGAACAATTCGAGGCTCTACGTCTACTGCCGCTCGGACGGCTCGACGACGCCTTCCGCCTCGACGCCGGGGCATACCGGGCGACGAGCTTCGACCGGTTGACCACCGAGCAGATCGACGACTTCGACATCACCGCCGGGTACCGGGACTTTTCCACTGTCATGGCTGCGGAACGATCGCGTCGTCCCGCCGCGTTGCGCGATGTCATCTCCGTGCCCGGTGATGTCACATTTGCGGTGACGACAGCCGAGTTCACCGACCAGATCAGCCGATTCTCGGTGCGCGGCAATAAGACGATCGTGATGCGTGGAATCCGGTGTGAATCTGCCGCGGACGGCCGGTACACACTTAGCCTGGACGGTCCACTGGCCGACGACACCGCTCGGGTGGTAGCACTCGGCGATGCTCTTTCCGTCGCCTTTGCCGACGACGTCACCATCGAGGCCACCGACCCGGATCTGGTGCTGAATGCAACCGGTATTGCGGCAGAGTTCCTGTCCAAGCTGAGGGTCGCACCGGCAGGTGTACCTCTCTCCGAGGTACAGAGTGCAAGCGACATCACCCCGAAGTTGGCGTCGGGTGCCATGAGCCATGGCGCACTGAACGCTCCGGCGCACGAAGCCGTCGCGCACGGCACGAACATGGTCGGTGCGATGTCCAACAGCGGCGAAGGCGGCGAACACCTTTCGCGCTACGACACGATTCGTGCATCGCGCATCAAGCAGTTTGCATCCGGACGCTTCGGAATCTGGGCGGGCTACCTCGCCGATCCGATGCTCGAAGAGATCGAGATCAAACTCGGCCAAGGCGCAAAACCCGGTGAGGGCGGGCAGCTTCCGGCCGCCAAGGTCACCGTCGACATCGCTGCCGCCCGCGGCGGAACGCCCGGGGTCGAACTGGTTTCGCCGCCGCCTCACCACGACACGTACTCCATCGAGGACCTCGCTCAGCTCATCCACGACTGCAAGGCAGCTCGCATTCGGGTGATCGTGAAGTTGGTGTCCTCGGAAGGAATCGGCACCATCGCCGTCGGTGTCGCCAAGGCCGGCGCCGACGTCATCAACGTCGCCGGAAATACCGGTGGCACCGGCGCAGCTTCGGTGACCAGCCTCAAATACGCGGGTCGTGCGGCCGAGGTCGGTATCGCGGAGGTCCATCAAGCTCTGTGTGCCAACGGCCTTCGCCAGAAAGTCGTTCTGCGATGCTCGGGCGCGCATCAGACCGGCAGCGACATCATCACTTCCGCCCTACTCGGCGCAGACAGCTTCGAGTTCGGTACGTCGGCGCTGATGATGATGGGCTGCGTCATGGCCAAGAACTGCAACATCAAGTGCCCCGCCGGTCTGACCACCAACCCGGAACTGTTCGACGGCGATCCCCGCGCGATGGCGCAGTACCTTCTCAACATCGCTCACGAAACTCGGGAACTGCTCGCGAATCTGGGAATGCGGTCCCTTCAGGAAGCGCGGGGTCGAACGGATCTCCTGCATCTGCTCGATCACCCGTCTATTGTCGGCAATCTGAAGCTGGACGCGATGTTCGAGTCCGCCCCGGACATCACCATCGACAATCCTGTGTACCTCGAACGTGAGTACGCGCTCGACGAGAAGATCATGGACGAGGTTCGTACGGTGTTCTTCAACCGTGGCGAGGCCTCGGTCGCCGTGTCCGGACCTGAATTCGCCGAAGGTGCACTGCACCTGGGTAACCGGAACAAGAGCGTCGGTGGTCAGTTGGCGATCGACCTCGAACGCGAACTCAACTACGGAGCGCCCGGCCTTCTCGCTCCGGGAGTACTCACCGACGAGCGTGGGCGACGCTACCTGGCGCCGGGCAGCGTGCGCGTCCTGACGACCGGATCTGCGGGCCTGTCGTTCGGCGCATTCTGCAACGACGGCATGCACCTGGAACACACCGGGACATGTAACGACGGCGTAGGAAAGAGCATGAGCGGCGGCGTGATTGCCGTGCGCAGCCCAGGCGGCGGCTCCAGTGACGCCGGTGGAAACGTGTTGATCGGCAACTTCGCACTCTTCGGCGCCACCGGTGGACGAGTGTTCGTCGAAGGTGAAGCAGGCGATCGCTTCGCAGTTCGTAACTCCGGCGCCAGTGCTGTCGTAGAAGGTGTCGGAGACTTCGCCGGCGAGTACATGACCAACGGTGCTGTCGTGAATCTCGGCGAGTTCGGCAAGGGTGTCGGCAACGGCATGAGCGGCGGGTTCTTCTACCAGTACGACCCTCGCGGCGAACTGGCACTGCGAGCAAGTACCGATTCCGTACTGCTGGGTTCGATCACCGCTGCGACCGATCCTCTGGCCGCCGTCCACAACCACGCGGTACAACTCCTGCTCGAACTGCATGTGGAAGCAACGGGATCCGCGCTCGGAACCCGACTACTCGAGAACTGGGAAGTCGAACAGCACTCGTTCGTCTACGCCATGCCCAAGGCATTGATGCTTTACCAGGACAGCGATGCAATCCTGGCTGCGAAGTCGCACAAAGAGCTTCTCGAAGAATTGGCGTCCGCCATCGCAGCACGTCAGGTCCGCACGTTCAAACTCGCAGTGCGCGATGGGCGCCCCGCACTGAACGGAGCAGTCCCCGCCTATGGCGAGACCGATACCGCGACGATGTATGCGCTGCTCAGTGCGTACACCGTGCTTCACTTCGCACAACAACTCGCCGCCGCCCGCACGCCGGGTGCGTCCGGACCCGACGATCCAGCAGTGCAGAAGGCGGCCCGAAACCTGGTGCTGACCGAGGACTTCGCCCTCGTCCAGCACTTGGTCAAGTACTCGAAAGAGATTCTGGCCGACTACGACGACGAACAGTTGGCTGCGCTGATTGCAGCCAAGCGGGTCGACGACTACAAGCAGGCGCTGAGCCTACGCAACGTGTTGGCCATGGACAGCCCGGCGACGTACGGGTGGATTCTGTTTCAAGACAACAAGAATCGGGACAAGCTCGGATCACTGCCGAACTTCGACGAACTGTTCGCTTCGCGCACGATCCCCGACCTGGTGTCCTGA
- a CDS encoding ATP-binding cassette domain-containing protein translates to MPRPLVEPSLVPALRPALPALAAGVVAAAASGVAMLGALWCVVQLIGEPSMTWAGWACALWLVGVALAATSSWLSHHAESLFEARLRRQLAAHLVRLPASTLSRYSGDALRRLVSDDISALHHMTAHLPAEFATLIVVPAVTIAALVASAGPVALLALAPGIVAALFYLVVIPRMAARHSAESADVMGDIVTAVDDYARGIRVCRIYGAQTGAAADYAESTARFTRGMQERVRLVATPAAVAVALMQATATFAIAYAVGFHWDATTLAATILFSLAIVTPALRLGHGLDYVAAGRSAAVRLATALNEPTLPAGEALTVPAASPSDHLEIVDLTVTITDRRVVDGVTHAFRPAAITAITGPSGAGKSTLLKALAGFEIPELGTVRYAGRSITAIDENLRPPSVLLTPQGADVLPATVRENIALAAPDATDAEYTAALRRAQIDVSLDADATSLSGGERQRVGLARVFLSPAAVLLLDEPTSALDDRTAAELLKELRHLAHDEGKTIVIVTHDPALADDADDRLDLGGRNVNDAASHSAALTGAE, encoded by the coding sequence ATGCCCCGCCCTCTCGTCGAACCGTCGCTGGTCCCGGCCTTGCGCCCGGCGCTGCCTGCATTGGCTGCCGGGGTCGTCGCGGCCGCAGCGTCGGGGGTCGCGATGCTCGGGGCGCTCTGGTGCGTCGTGCAACTCATCGGTGAACCGTCGATGACTTGGGCCGGGTGGGCATGTGCGCTATGGCTCGTGGGCGTCGCGCTCGCTGCCACATCGTCGTGGCTCTCGCACCACGCGGAATCGCTTTTCGAGGCCAGGCTTCGCCGCCAACTCGCAGCCCACCTCGTTCGCCTACCGGCAAGCACGCTGTCCCGCTACAGCGGAGACGCGCTGAGGAGGCTCGTTTCGGACGACATCTCGGCGCTGCACCATATGACTGCGCACCTACCGGCCGAGTTCGCCACACTCATCGTGGTCCCCGCGGTCACGATCGCGGCGTTGGTTGCCTCAGCCGGCCCCGTGGCGCTTCTCGCTCTGGCTCCCGGCATCGTGGCAGCTCTGTTCTACCTGGTCGTGATCCCCCGAATGGCCGCTCGGCACAGCGCCGAAAGTGCAGATGTCATGGGCGACATCGTGACTGCCGTGGACGACTATGCCCGCGGCATCCGCGTCTGCCGGATCTACGGCGCGCAGACCGGCGCTGCCGCCGACTATGCAGAATCGACAGCACGGTTCACCCGGGGAATGCAGGAGCGCGTTCGACTCGTGGCTACCCCTGCGGCCGTCGCCGTTGCCCTCATGCAGGCGACAGCGACGTTCGCGATCGCCTATGCCGTCGGATTTCACTGGGATGCAACGACGTTGGCCGCCACCATTCTCTTCAGCCTCGCAATCGTGACACCGGCCCTGCGACTCGGGCACGGCCTCGACTACGTCGCGGCTGGACGCTCTGCTGCGGTCCGGCTCGCCACTGCCCTGAACGAACCCACTCTCCCTGCCGGTGAAGCACTCACCGTTCCGGCGGCGAGTCCCTCCGACCACCTGGAGATCGTCGACCTGACTGTCACGATCACGGACCGCAGAGTCGTCGACGGCGTCACGCATGCATTCCGCCCAGCCGCGATCACTGCGATCACGGGACCGAGTGGAGCGGGCAAGTCGACGCTCCTGAAAGCATTGGCCGGCTTCGAGATCCCGGAACTGGGTACCGTCCGCTACGCAGGTCGTAGCATCACCGCGATCGACGAGAACCTGCGGCCACCGTCCGTTCTGCTCACACCCCAGGGCGCAGACGTGTTACCTGCCACGGTGCGCGAGAACATCGCGCTGGCCGCCCCCGATGCAACGGACGCGGAATACACCGCCGCACTACGCCGGGCACAGATCGACGTCAGCCTCGATGCCGACGCCACTTCACTCTCCGGAGGAGAACGTCAGCGCGTCGGGCTTGCTCGGGTGTTCCTCTCGCCCGCAGCAGTACTGCTGCTCGACGAGCCGACCAGTGCACTCGACGATCGCACGGCCGCCGAACTGCTGAAGGAATTGCGACACCTCGCACATGACGAAGGAAAGACGATTGTGATCGTCACCCACGACCCCGCTCTTGCAGACGATGCCGACGATCGACTCGACCTCGGCGGTCGAAACGTGAACGACGCTGCCTCGCACAGTGCAGCCCTGACTGGAGCCGAATAA
- a CDS encoding ParB/Srx family N-terminal domain-containing protein, whose translation MRRSAISALTTLALLGAGTSVSTPAVAAPLACGGISTGSFSGSAGGSEYLCAKEGDLLDVRIGDVHATQPSLGYDEVYYKLGRYTLGKDTINKKFDDWCEANGQIQAATATAASTLKDPSSFTCQIPVGQETAESIAPMKTVVVGPRGDLYLTDGHHTLTSFIETADGGPDLHVRLRVLGNLSGLSEGAFWTEMEKNKWVWSRDVDGNQVPVQALPKSVGLANFADDKYRSLMYFSRDIGFAAGTIPFQEFYWGAWVRDTAPVDLTNWNRDDLSSYLGTVKSVTKAQTALTGDAVVDSGFTATDLGVLSAWNDGKAESKGEFAKLSKPYTDDKPGKIAYALAYKATL comes from the coding sequence ATGCGTCGTTCCGCCATCTCGGCACTCACAACACTGGCACTGCTCGGCGCCGGAACATCGGTCAGCACTCCCGCTGTCGCCGCTCCCCTCGCGTGTGGCGGAATCTCCACCGGTTCGTTCTCAGGCTCCGCCGGCGGATCGGAGTACCTGTGCGCCAAGGAAGGTGATCTCCTGGACGTGCGCATCGGCGACGTTCACGCGACACAACCGTCACTCGGCTACGACGAGGTGTACTACAAGCTCGGGCGATACACGCTCGGAAAAGACACGATCAACAAGAAGTTCGACGACTGGTGTGAGGCGAACGGCCAGATCCAGGCCGCGACCGCTACTGCGGCGTCGACGCTGAAGGACCCGTCGTCCTTCACCTGCCAGATTCCAGTGGGTCAGGAAACCGCCGAGAGCATCGCGCCCATGAAGACCGTGGTCGTCGGACCCCGCGGCGATCTCTACCTGACCGACGGTCACCACACCCTCACGTCCTTCATCGAGACGGCCGACGGCGGTCCCGACCTTCACGTGAGACTGCGGGTTCTCGGCAACCTCAGCGGCTTGAGTGAAGGTGCCTTCTGGACCGAGATGGAGAAGAACAAGTGGGTCTGGTCGCGTGACGTCGACGGAAACCAGGTACCAGTCCAGGCTCTGCCGAAGAGCGTCGGCCTGGCCAACTTCGCCGACGACAAGTACCGCAGCTTGATGTACTTCTCCCGCGACATCGGATTCGCCGCAGGCACGATTCCGTTCCAGGAGTTCTACTGGGGCGCCTGGGTCCGCGACACCGCGCCCGTCGACCTCACCAACTGGAATCGCGATGATCTCTCCAGCTACCTGGGCACCGTGAAGTCGGTGACCAAAGCACAGACAGCGTTGACAGGCGATGCCGTCGTCGACAGCGGATTCACTGCCACCGATCTTGGCGTCCTGTCGGCCTGGAACGACGGCAAAGCCGAGTCCAAGGGCGAGTTCGCAAAGCTGTCCAAGCCGTACACAGACGACAAGCCGGGCAAGATCGCCTACGCACTTGCCTACAAAGCAACCCTCTGA
- a CDS encoding sulfite reductase subunit alpha, whose amino-acid sequence MEIPYIPEYAPFTGDQRAWLSGFLAGLHSRTVMSGQTGTATATVERAAGAAVHILYGSQTGNAESLTEDAAAAARAHGLEPLVAGLDTVDINALSAMRRVLVITSTYGEGEMPDNAQLFWDAVESESAPRLEGLYFGVLALGDTSYDGYCQSGKNIDARFEALGGTRVVDRTDCDVDYEDPAAEWIVRAVAAVAGVDGDAGAAASPVAPAQTKTKSQWTRKNPYPATVLANRLLSGEDSAKEVRHFTFALGEDGLDYEAGDGLGIRPINDPALVEAIIHQLGVSGDYVVTAKDGSSAPLDQVLTSDYEISIPSRDLIEDIARRSGDAELQHILDTEDREALDAWLWGKDVLDLLQLDNSIRLNPEDLLTLLRPLQHRVYSISSSPLAHDGTVHLTVASVRYRSGERDRGGVCSTYLADRVGEGDRVGVFVSKNNSFRLPADDAVPVVMIGPGTGIAPFRAFLHERRARNASGQNWLFFGDQHQSSDFIYEDELNGLTRDGVLTRLDLAFSRDQSEKIYVQTRMREQGRDLFDWLENGAHMYVCGDATRMAKDVDDALHEVVAEHGGLDADAAEDYVNNLKRSKRYLRDVY is encoded by the coding sequence ATGGAAATCCCGTACATCCCCGAATACGCACCGTTCACCGGCGACCAGCGCGCGTGGCTTTCCGGATTCCTGGCCGGTCTACACTCGCGAACTGTCATGTCCGGTCAAACCGGTACTGCAACAGCGACAGTGGAGAGAGCTGCCGGCGCAGCCGTGCACATCCTTTACGGAAGTCAGACCGGCAACGCGGAGTCCTTGACTGAAGACGCAGCCGCAGCTGCTCGTGCCCACGGTCTCGAACCACTTGTCGCGGGTCTGGACACCGTGGATATCAATGCACTTTCCGCCATGCGCCGGGTGCTCGTCATCACCTCCACCTACGGCGAGGGCGAGATGCCCGACAACGCGCAGCTGTTCTGGGATGCAGTCGAATCCGAGAGTGCGCCCCGGCTGGAGGGTCTCTACTTCGGAGTACTCGCACTCGGTGACACCAGCTACGACGGGTACTGCCAGTCGGGAAAGAACATCGACGCCCGCTTCGAAGCGCTCGGCGGGACCCGGGTTGTCGACCGCACCGATTGCGACGTCGACTACGAGGATCCGGCGGCCGAGTGGATCGTTCGGGCCGTCGCTGCGGTGGCCGGTGTCGACGGTGATGCGGGGGCCGCTGCCTCGCCGGTTGCGCCCGCTCAGACGAAGACCAAGTCCCAGTGGACTCGCAAGAACCCCTATCCTGCAACCGTCCTCGCCAACCGGCTGTTGTCCGGCGAGGACTCAGCCAAGGAAGTCCGCCACTTCACCTTTGCGCTCGGCGAGGACGGTCTGGACTACGAGGCCGGAGATGGATTGGGCATCCGCCCGATCAACGACCCCGCCCTCGTCGAGGCGATCATCCATCAGCTCGGTGTCAGCGGCGATTATGTGGTTACCGCGAAAGACGGCTCGTCCGCACCGTTGGACCAGGTGTTGACCAGCGACTACGAGATCTCCATTCCCTCGCGCGATTTGATCGAAGACATCGCCCGACGCAGCGGCGACGCCGAACTGCAGCATATTCTCGACACGGAAGATCGGGAAGCGCTCGATGCGTGGCTGTGGGGCAAGGACGTTCTCGATCTCCTCCAGTTGGACAACAGCATTCGCCTGAATCCCGAGGATCTGCTTACACTTCTTCGCCCGCTGCAACATCGGGTCTATTCGATCTCCTCCAGCCCGCTGGCCCACGACGGCACCGTCCATCTGACGGTAGCGAGTGTGCGCTACCGCTCGGGCGAGCGGGACCGCGGCGGCGTCTGCTCGACGTACCTGGCGGACCGCGTAGGCGAGGGCGATCGGGTCGGAGTTTTTGTCTCCAAGAATAATTCGTTCCGCCTACCAGCCGATGACGCTGTTCCCGTCGTGATGATCGGCCCCGGAACCGGCATCGCACCCTTCCGCGCTTTCCTGCACGAGCGTCGCGCGCGCAACGCGTCGGGGCAGAATTGGCTCTTCTTCGGCGATCAGCATCAGTCGAGCGACTTCATCTACGAGGACGAGTTGAACGGGCTGACCCGTGACGGTGTCCTGACTCGCCTCGATCTGGCCTTCTCGCGCGATCAGTCCGAGAAGATCTACGTCCAGACTCGTATGCGCGAGCAGGGCCGAGACTTGTTCGACTGGCTCGAAAACGGTGCGCACATGTACGTCTGCGGCGACGCCACTCGGATGGCAAAGGACGTCGACGACGCATTGCACGAGGTCGTCGCCGAGCACGGTGGGTTGGATGCGGACGCCGCCGAGGATTACGTCAACAACCTCAAACGATCGAAGCGGTACCTAAGGGATGTCTACTGA
- a CDS encoding 3-hydroxyacyl-CoA dehydrogenase produces the protein MTELKQITVLGTGVLGSQIAYQTAYHGFDVVAYDINAEVIEKAKARFDSLAAAYKAENVEGAKEGKADEALQRITYSYDLGEAVAKADLVIEAIPEDIAIKRDTYEKLATVAPEHTVFATNSSTLLPSDLKEFTGRPEKFLALHFANHVWVNNTAEVMGTESTDPAVYREVVEFAKNIGMVPIELKKEKAGYVLNSLLVPLLNAASDLLIDGIADPDMVDKTWRIGTGAPFGPFQIMDVVGLTTVYNISSQGGEKQREFADYIKKNYIDEGKLGVAVGEGFYNYKG, from the coding sequence ATGACTGAACTGAAGCAGATCACCGTTCTGGGTACCGGAGTTCTCGGCTCACAGATCGCCTATCAGACCGCCTATCACGGCTTCGACGTCGTCGCGTACGACATCAACGCCGAGGTCATCGAAAAGGCCAAGGCTCGGTTCGACTCGTTGGCCGCGGCCTACAAGGCCGAGAACGTCGAGGGTGCCAAGGAAGGCAAGGCTGACGAAGCGCTGCAACGTATTACGTACTCGTACGATCTAGGCGAAGCCGTCGCCAAGGCCGACCTGGTCATCGAGGCAATTCCCGAGGACATCGCCATCAAGCGCGACACCTACGAGAAGCTTGCCACGGTTGCTCCTGAGCACACGGTGTTCGCTACCAACTCCTCGACGCTGCTGCCGAGCGATCTCAAGGAGTTCACCGGCCGCCCCGAGAAGTTCCTCGCACTGCACTTCGCAAATCACGTGTGGGTCAACAACACTGCCGAGGTCATGGGCACCGAGTCCACCGACCCCGCCGTGTACCGCGAGGTCGTCGAGTTCGCGAAGAACATCGGCATGGTGCCGATCGAACTCAAGAAGGAGAAGGCGGGCTACGTACTCAACTCGCTCCTGGTCCCGCTCCTCAACGCGGCCTCCGACCTGCTGATCGACGGCATCGCCGATCCCGACATGGTCGACAAGACGTGGCGTATCGGCACCGGAGCCCCGTTCGGCCCCTTCCAGATCATGGACGTCGTCGGGTTGACCACCGTCTACAACATCTCCTCCCAGGGCGGCGAGAAGCAGCGCGAATTCGCCGACTACATCAAGAAGAACTACATCGACGAGGGCAAGCTCGGCGTTGCTGTCGGCGAGGGCTTCTACAACTACAAGGGCTGA